A region of the bacterium genome:
GCCCTTGGAGCGGTCACATTTCTCCGAGCTTTCCCTCGTGGGGGGCAACGGCTATGAAATCATCTTTTTCTTTTATTATTTACCGCTTTGGAGTTTTAATATTTCGTCTCTTAAAATAGCCGCTGTCTCAAAATCAAGAATTTTGACGGCCGCGTTCATTTGCTTTTCCTTCTGTTTTATAAGTTTGGACGGATTCTTTTCGTAAAGAGTCCTGTCCACAGCCAAAAGCCGGTTGACCGCCTTTGAATGCTCCGTCCCCAATCGCTCCGTGATGTCTCTGATGCTTTTGACGATGGTTTTCGGAGTGATGCCGTGCTTTTTGTTGTAGTCAATTTGTATTTTGCGTCTGCGCTCGGTCTCTCCAATGGCCCTGCTCATGGAACCGGTAACGACATCCGCGTACAAAATCACTTTGCCTTTTATATTTCTGGCGGCTCTGCCAATGGTTTGTATTAGCGCCGTTTCGGAGCGCAAAAAACCTTCTTTGTCGGCGTCCAAAATTCCTATGAGTTCCACTTCCGGCAGGTCCAGTCCCTCTCGCAAAAGGTTTACCCCGATAAGACAATCGTACTTGCCCTTGCGAAAATCCGAAAGGATTTCAATTCTCTCCATTGTATCTATGTCACTGTGCAGGTAGGCCGCTTTTATTTTTTTCTCTTTTATATATTCCGAAAGGTCTTCAGCCATTTTTTTTGTAAGGGTTGTGGCGAGAACCCTTCCTCCGCCTTTTATCGTCTTGTCCGCCTCCCTCAAAAAATCGTGTATTTGGCCGGCAAATGCTTTTTTTCCTGTCTTGCTTTCCTGAATCGGCCGTACTTCAAGCACGGGGTCTATAAGGCCGGTCGGACGGATTATCTGGTTCGCGATTTGTTGGCTTTTCTTTCTTTCGTAACCCCCGGGGGTGGCCGAAGTGTAAATGGTTTGGCCGACTCTTTCTTCAAATTCCAAAAATTTCAGAGGACGATTGTCGGCGGCGGACGGTAGCCGAAAACCGTGCTCAATAAGTGTCCGTTTTCTGGACGCGTCCCCTTCGTACATTCCGCCGATTTGAGGCACGGTAACATGCGACTCGTCTATGATAGTCAGAAAATCCGCCTTGCCGTCTTCTGTTTTCGGAAAATATGACAAAAGAGTGTCAGGCGCTTCGCCTTGCATTTTGCCCGAAAGGTGCCGCGAATAGTTTTCTATGCCGTTTACATAACCGACCTCTCTAAGCATGGCGATATCCTGCCGAGTGCGTCTTTTCAGTCGCTCGGCTTCCAAAAGTTTCTTTTCTTTTTCAAATTTTTTTAGTTGGTCTTTAAGTTCAGCTTCTATGTTTTTGACGGAGTTTTTCAATTTATCTTTGTCGGTAATAAAATGTTTCGCGGGAAAAAGAAAAAAATGCTCAAGAGTTTTTTTGTGGGTTCGGTTTATGGGGTCAATAACGTCAATGGTTCCCTCGGCGCCACCCGAAAGAGTCAGCCGATAAATGATTTTTTCGTTTATGGGCATTATTTCCAAAAAGTTTCCAATGACGCGAAAGGTGCCCGGCAAAAGGTCGGCAGTGGTTCTTTTGTAATGTATGTTGACAAGAGCGCGAATCAAATCATTTCTCGGAATAAATTTGCCTGCTTCTATTTTCATGTGCTCTTTTTCATATTCTTCCGGAGAACCCAAGCCGTAAATGCAGGAGACCGAGGCGACAATAATGACGTCTCTTCGCGTAAGAAGGGCCTGCGTCGTGGCATGACGCAAACGGTCTATCTCTTCGTTTATCATCGCCTCTTTTTCAATGTAGGTGTCGGTTACGGGCATATAGGCCTCGGGCTGATAGTAGTCGTAGTAGGAGACGAAATAATGCACGGCATTTTCCGGAAAAAATTCTTGGTATTCTTGGGCCAGTTGGGCCGCCAATGTTTTGTTATGGGCGATAACAAGAGTCGGCTTGCC
Encoded here:
- the uvrB gene encoding excinuclease ABC subunit UvrB; this translates as MNKQTTFKLNSPFSPSGDQPVAILSLMKGLEKGYRHQTLLGATGTGKTFTMANVLAKHGKPTLVIAHNKTLAAQLAQEYQEFFPENAVHYFVSYYDYYQPEAYMPVTDTYIEKEAMINEEIDRLRHATTQALLTRRDVIIVASVSCIYGLGSPEEYEKEHMKIEAGKFIPRNDLIRALVNIHYKRTTADLLPGTFRVIGNFLEIMPINEKIIYRLTLSGGAEGTIDVIDPINRTHKKTLEHFFLFPAKHFITDKDKLKNSVKNIEAELKDQLKKFEKEKKLLEAERLKRRTRQDIAMLREVGYVNGIENYSRHLSGKMQGEAPDTLLSYFPKTEDGKADFLTIIDESHVTVPQIGGMYEGDASRKRTLIEHGFRLPSAADNRPLKFLEFEERVGQTIYTSATPGGYERKKSQQIANQIIRPTGLIDPVLEVRPIQESKTGKKAFAGQIHDFLREADKTIKGGGRVLATTLTKKMAEDLSEYIKEKKIKAAYLHSDIDTMERIEILSDFRKGKYDCLIGVNLLREGLDLPEVELIGILDADKEGFLRSETALIQTIGRAARNIKGKVILYADVVTGSMSRAIGETERRRKIQIDYNKKHGITPKTIVKSIRDITERLGTEHSKAVNRLLAVDRTLYEKNPSKLIKQKEKQMNAAVKILDFETAAILRDEILKLQSGK